In Micromonospora ferruginea, the sequence CGAACCTGAAACACAAGAACCAAAATCTTGGGTGTTGCCAGTTACACCACGGCCGAAGGAACGGTGACAGCTTAGCCGGTCTCGCCCACCTCAAGTAGCCTCGGAGTGGGGGCATCGCCACTGAGCAGACCCTTCACCACGCCCGCCATCCACACGTAGAGTTCGCGTGATCGCGGTACGCGCACGACGAGGCAACCTCGGTAGTCCGCGCCGACGTTGATCCGCTTCGTCGTGGGGTTGTGTCTTTTCACGGTGGGGCGCTGGAAGGAAGCGAACTCTACGCCCAACTGACCAGCCCACCAGCGGCCAGCCGCCTCGGCATCCGCACTCTCGTGGATGGCGACCCGGTACCGAAGCTGTCGTCGGCTTCTTCCCGTCGCCTCGACGAAGCGCACGAAAAGCTCCACCAACCGCACATCACTATTGGTGAACGTCAGGTCATAGCGAGGGTTGGCGGGCTTGCTCTTCGTGCCTTCACACCAGTAGAGCACCGCGCCGACGAGCAGCAGCTCTCGCCGTGCGAGCGTGCCGACCCACTCGGCGGCCCGGTGCTGCGCTTCGCGCTCGGCATCCTCGCGCTGCGTCCGGCGCTCCGCCCAGCGCGTTGCGCGCCGGCCAGCCGCCACGCGACGACGCTGCACCGCCACCTCGGCAGAGGTGTCCAGCGGGAGGTGTCCGACCCATCGGTAGGCCGTCGACTTGGCGATGCCGAGCCGGTCGGCAATCTCGTTGACGGTTCGTCCCTCATCGCGCAGTCGACCCGCCGCCTCCTTGAGGCCGGCATCCCGCCCGCCCGTCCTTGACGAAGGGGTCTGATCAGCCATGCCCCATCCCCTCCACGGCATCCCTGATTCCCGCAATCACGCCCTCGATCCGCCAGTAGAGCTGGCGGCTTCGAGGAACGATGACGACCAGGCAGCCCCGGTATTCCTGGCCGACGTTCCGGCGTACTGTCGCCGGGTTGTGCCGCTTGAGCGTCGCTCGCCCGAAACGCTCCGGCGGAAGCCTCAGTCGCTCCGCCCACCATCGCTCGGCCGCCTTGACATCGGCCGACTCGTGGATGAGCAGCCGGTAGTTCGCCGTGTCCCGGTTGACATCGCAGGTGGCCAGGAACGCCAGAAACAGGGCGAGCAGGATAGGGTCGCTGTTGACGAATTCCAGTCGATCCTGCGTTCGCCACGGTTTCGACTTGCCCCCCTCGCACCAGTAGATCGCCGCGCCCAGCACCAGCAGGTCCCGTTCGCTGAGGCCACCCACCACACCGGCGGCCCGGGCTCGCTCGGCGGCCTGCGCCGCGTCCCGCGACTCCCGGTACGCGCCCCACCGGGCGTCCGTCATCGCCTTCGAGTGCGCGCGCCGCCGCTCGGCCGCCACCGGGTCGGGGTCCAGCGGCAGGTGTCGCACCCACTGGTAGGCGGTCGACTTCGCCACGCCGAGCTGCTCCGCGATCTGGTTCACCGACCGGCCGACCGCACGCAGCCGCAGGGCTTCGGCGCGGACGTCGTCCCGGGCCCGGGGCCGGCGGGTCCATTCCGGTGGCGGGACGCCGCGTAGCAACGCGTACACCCGATCCCGGCCGATGCCCAGACGGACCCGGATCTGTGCGACGGAGAGCTGTTCCTCGACGCGCAGCCGGCGCGCCTCGGCGGCAAGGGGATCATCAACCACCGCTTGAAAATAGAACACGCGTACGACAGATCGTGGACCGGTCGGCCCACGCGAGCAGCGCCTGGCAGGATGGGGCGGGTGACCGATGCACCCGGCAGCGACCGCGCTCGCCGGCGGGCCGTCCCGGCAGCCAAGCCCTCCCGGGTCCGGATGTCCGCGACGCAGCGACGCGAGCAGTTGATCTCGATCGCGCGGCAGATCTTCGCCGAGCGCGGGTTCGACGCCACCTCGATCGAGGAGGTGGCGGCGCGGGCCAAGGTCTCCAAGCCGGTGGTCTACGAGCACTTCGGCGGCAAGGAGGGGCTCTACGCGGTGGTGGTGGACCGCGAGGTCCGCTCGCTGCTGGACCGGATCACCACGGCGTTGACCGCCGGTCATCCCCGGGAGCTACTGGAGCAGGCCGCGCTGACGTTGCTGACCTACATCGAGGAGGAGACCAGCGGGTTCCGGGTGCTGGTCCGCGAGTCGCCGTTGATGTCGGCCACCGGCAACTTCAGCAGCGTGCTGAACGACGTCGCGCACCAGGTGGAGCACATCCTCGGCGCCGAGTTCTCCAGCCGGGGCTACGACCCGAAGCTGGCGGAGCTCTACTCGCAGGCGCTGGTGGGCATGGTGGCGTTGACCGGGCGTTGGTGGCTGGAGGTCCGCAAGCCGCGCAAGGAGGCGGTGGCGGCGCACCTGGTGAACCTGGCCTGGAACGGCCTGTCGCACCTGGAGTCGAAGCCGGGCCCGATCAGCGGTTAGGGCCCTCGGCGACCGGATGGTAGCGGCGGCGGCGCTCCTCCTCGGCGTGCTCGGGCGGCCCGACCTTGTCGTAGAGGCCGGTGGCGAGCAGGATCAGCCCGAACAGCATCGACACGATGACGGTGGACATCGAGAAGTTGAGGAAGTTCGCCGAGGTCTGCAGCACGGACATCATCAGGATGCCGGTGACCAGGAAGACCGCGCCGGCGGTGAGGTTCATGTAGTGCCCGAGGTTGTCGCGGCGCGACGCGCCGAGCATCAGGACCGCTCCGAAGATCACCGAGACCAGCGAGAAGGCCAGGTTGGTGCGCAACCCGAGGGCCCAGTTGGCGTCCCGGCCGAACAGCCCGTCGCCCCAGGTCTGGAACACGCCGTAGACGCCGAAGACCAGGATGTAGAGGCCGATGAGCCCGGACAGCACCCGGTAGAGCGGCCGCGCGGGGTGGTTCACCGGGAAGTGCGCCATGGTGCCCTCCAGTCGCCTGACTGATTCGGGGCAATTGTCGCCTGGACCGCCCATTCCCGTCCCGGAAACGCCGACGGCCCGGCGCACCGCGCCGGGCCGTCGGGACGGATCGGGATCAGAGCACCAGGCGGGCCTTCTGCCAGGCCTCGTGCTCGTCGTCGCTGCCGACCTTGCCGTACATGCCGACCACCAGGAGCACCAGCGACAGGGTCAGGACCACGACCACCGTCATGATCGAGAAGTTGAGGACGTTGGCGTCGGTCTGGAGGAACGCCAGCGCGGCCAGGCCGATGACCATCAGGGTGTAGGCCAACCACTGGTTGACCGCCACGTCGAGGTTGCGGCCGATCGCGGTGCCGGCCAGGATCACCGCGCCGATCAGCACCGACAGGAGCGAGAAGCCCATGTTGGTGCCCTGGCCGAGGACCTTCGTCTCGTCCTGGGCGAAGAAGTCGTTGCCGGCGGCGGCGATGACGCCGAGCGCACCGAAGACGACGAAGTAAAGACCAACGAGCCCGCCGATCGCCCGGAAGATCGGCCGCGCGGGGTGGTTGACGGGGGTGTGGGCCATCTCTGCGTCTCCAAGACCGTTCGGATGAGGGTTCCACCGCTGATTGTCCCGTACGGCGGTCAGTGACGCCGCACACCCCCCGCGGTCAGCCGCCCGGCAGCTCCTCGGCCAGCGCCAGCCACGTCTCCTCGGTGCGGTCCCGCTCGGCCCGCACCTCCTTGAGCTGGGCGTCCAGCTCGGCGACCCGGGCGTAGTCGGTGGCGTTGGCGGCGAGCTGCTCGTGCAGGTTCGCCTCCTTCTGCTCCAGCTTGGCGATCTGCCGTTCCAGCCGGTTGAGTTCCTTCTTCGCGGTGCGTGCCTCGGCGGCGGACATGCCGTCGCGGGCCGGGGCGGCCGTGCCCGGGGTGAGGTCGGCGGGCGCCGGGCCGCCGGCCGCGGCGGCGCGCGCCAGGTACTCGTCGATGCCGCCGGGCAGGTGCACCAGGCGGCCGTCGCCGAACATCCCGTACGCGACGTCGGTGACCCGCTCGATCAGGTAGCGGTCGTGGCTGGCCACCACGATGGTGCCGGGCCAGGAGTCGAGCAGGTCCTCCAGCGCGGCGAGGGTGTCGGTGTCCAGGTCGTTGGTGGGCTCGTCGAGCAGGAGCACGTTGGGCTCGCCGGCGAGCAGCCGCAGCATCTGCAGCCGGCGGCGCTCGCCGCCGGAGAGGTCGCTCACCGGGGTCCAGAGCCGCCGGTCGTCGAAGCCGAAGATCTCGGCGAGCTGGGCGGCGCTGATCTCCCGGTCGCCGAACTGCACCCGGCGGGCCACCTCCTCGACGGCCTCCAGGACACGCAGGTGACCGGGAAGCTCGGCGAGTTCCTGGGAGAGGAACGCCGGTCGCACGGTCTGCCCGGCGGCGAAGCGCCCGCCGTCGGCGCGGGTCACGCCGGCGAGCAGCCGCAGCAGGGTGGTCTTGCCGGCGCCGTTGCGCCCGAGCACGGCGACCCGGTCGCCGGGGCCGACCTGCCAGGTGGTGTCGCGCAGGATCTCCTTCGGCCCGGCGTGCAGGGTGACGTGCTCCAGGTCGTACACCTGCTTGCCGAGCCGGGCGGTGGCGAGCCGTTGCAGCGACATGGTGTCGCGCGGCTCCGGCACGTCGGCGATCAGCGCGTTTGCCGCGTCGATGCGGAACTTGGGCTTGGAGGTCCGGGCCGGCGGGCCGCGACGCAGCCAGGCGATCTCCTTGCGGAGCAGGTTCTGCCGGCGGGCCTCGGTGGCCGCGGCGATCCGCTGCCGCTCGACGCGGGCCAGCGTCCAGGCGGCGAAGCCGCCCTCGTAGGCCCGGACGGTCTGGTCGGCGACCTCCCAGGTGGCGGTGCAGACCGCGTCGAGGAACCAGCGGTCGTGGGTGACCACGACGAGCGCGCCCTTGCGGGTGACCAGGTGCCGGGCCAGCCAGTCGACGCCGCCGACGTCGAGGTGGTTGGTCGGCTCGTCGAGGACCAGCAGGTCGGCGTCGCGGACCAGCAGGGCGGCGAGCGCGACCCGGCGGCGTTCCCCGCCGGACATCGTGCCGACCGTGGCGTCGAGGCCGAGGTGGGGCATGCCGAGGCCGTCGAGGATGGCCCGGACGCCGGCGTCGCCGGCCCACTCGTGCTCGGCGCCCATGCTCTCGCCGAGCCAGGCGGTGCCGAGCACCACGTCGCGCACGGTGAGGTCTCCGGCCAGGTCCAGGCGCTGCGGCAGCCAGGACACACGCAGGTCCCGGCGGTGGGTGACCCGGCCGTCGTCGGGTTCCTCGGTGCGGGTGAGCATCCGCAGCAGCGTCGACTTGCCGGCGCCGTTGAGGCCGACCACACCGACCCGGTCGGCGTCCTCGAGACCGAGGGAGACGTCGGTGAGCAGCGGCCCGGCGGCGCCGTACCCCTTGGACACCCGGTCCAGGTTGACGATGTTGGCCACAGGCCCACCTTTCACGACTCAGGCGCCCCGGGGGCCGGGACGCCTGAGTCAAGGGTACGGGGCCTCAGACGATGCGGGCGCCGTGCACCGGCCCGTGCGCGACCCGGGCCTCCCGGCACACGCCGGCGGCGGTCAGCTCCCCGGCGATCCGTTCCGCGTCGGCCGCGTCGGCGGCGAGGAACACGCAGGTGGGCCCGGAGCCGGAGACGATGCCGGCGAGGGCGCCGGCCGCCTCGCCGGCCTTGAGCGTGTCGGCCAGCGACGGGCGCATGGTCAGCGCGGCGTCCTGGAGGTCGTTGCCGAGCGTGGCGGCGAGCACCCGCGGGTCCCGCTGGCGCAGCGCGCCGAGCAGCGCGTCGGTGCTGCCCAGCGGTGCGCCGGCGGCGCCGGTGTCACGCAGCCGGTCCAGCTCGCGGTAGGCGGCCGGGGTGGAGAGGCCGCCGTCGGCGATCGCCACCACCCAGTGCCAGGAGGTGGGGCGGGCCAGCACCGGGCTGACCGCCTCGCCCCGGCCGGTGCCGAGCGCGGTGCCGCCGTGGATCAGGAACGGCACGTCGGAGCCGAGGTCGGCGGCGATGTCGGCCAGTTCGTCGCGGGCCAGGCCGGTGCCCCAGAGCGCGTCACAGGCGACCAGCGCGGCGGCCGCGTCGGCGCTGCCGCCGGCCAGCCCGCCGGCGAGCGGGATCTGCTTGCGCAGGTGCAGCCGGGCGTGCGGGGCGACACCGGCGTAGCCGGCGAGGGCGTGCGCGGCGCGCAGCACCAGGTTGGTGTCGTCGAGGGCCAGCTCGCCGGCGCCCTCGCCCTCCATGGTGAGGGCGAGCGTGTCGCCGCGGCGGGCGGTCAGCTCGTCGTAGATGGAGATCGCGTGGTAGACGGTGTTCAGCTCGTGGTAGCCGTCCCGGCGCAGCGGACCCACCCCGAGGTGCAGGTTGACCTTGGCGGGCACCCGCACCTTGACCGGACCGCTGGCCCCGCGCCGCTGCCCGTCCTCGTCCTCCGGTCGCCAGGCCTCGGTCACCGGCGAAGCTCCCGCGGCCACGGGCGGATGTCGAACGGCTTCTGCACGGTCAGCTCCTCGGCGGGGTCGGGCAACGGCGCCAGCCTACTGGGCGGCGGCGGGGCCGTCCGGGGCCGACGCGGCGATGGCGGCGAACTGCTCGACGGTGAGTGACTCGCCGCGCGCGCCCGGGTCGACGCCGGCGGCGGTGAGCGCGGCGGCGGCGCGGTCCGCACCGCCGGCCCAGCCGGCCAGGGCGGCGCGCAGCGTCTTGCGGCGCTGGGCGAACGCGGCGTCGACCACCGCGAAGACCGCCGGGCGGGGTACGTCCGGGCGGGGCGGCTCGCGGCGGGTGAAGGCGACCAGCCCGGAGTCGACGTTGGGCACCGGCCAGAACACGTTCGGCGGGACCTTGCCGGCGGCCCGGGCGCGGGCGTACCAGGCGAGCTTGACCGAGGGGATGCCGTACACCTTGGAGCCGGGACCGGCGACGAGCCGGTCGGCGACCTCCTTCTGCACCATGACCAGGCCGTGCCGCAGGGTGGGCAGCTCGGCGAGCAGGTGCAGCACCACCGGCACGGCCACGTTGTAGGGCAGGTTCGCCACCAGCGCGGTCGGCGCCGGGTCGGCCAGGTCGGCGGCGGTGACCCGCAGCGCGTCGGCCTGGTGCACGGTGAGCCGGGTGGCGTCCGGGCCGGCGAACCGGTCGGCGGTGGCCGGCAGCGCGGCGGCGAGGGTCGGGTCGAGTTCCACGGCGTGCACGTGCGCGGCGACCGGCAGCAGCGCCAGGGTGAGCGAGCCGAGGCCGGGGCCGACCTCCAGCGCGACGTCGTCCGGGGTGAGGCCGGCGGCGGTGACGATTCGCCGCACCGTGTTCGGGTCGTGCACGAAGTTCTGGCCGAGCTTCTTGGTCGGCGTGACGCCGAGCCGCGCGGCGAGTTCCCGGATCTCCGCCGGGCCGAGGAGTCCGGTCACGCCCCGTAGCGTAAGCGCCCGCCCTTCGGTGAAAGGAGGGGGCCCTTCTTAACGCCTGGCGTTGTGGCGGGGCCCCTTCCTAACGCCACGGGCCGAAGGCGCGCTCACCGTTGGTGGAGATGTGGGCGCAGAGGGTGTCCAGGTCGACGCCGGTGGTCTCGGCGAGGAACCGCACGGTCAGCGGGATCAGGTACGACGCGTTCGGCCGTCCCCGGTGCGGCATCGGCGTCAGGTAGGGCGCGTCGGTCTCCACCAGGATCTGCCCGGGCGGGGTGACGGCGGCGGCCTCGCGCAGCGCGGCGGCGCTGCCGAAGGTGACCGTGCCGGCGAAGCTCAGCAGGAAGCCCCGGCGGACGCACTCACGGGCGAAGTCGGCGTCACCGGAGAAGCAGTGCATCACCACGGTGTCCGGCGCGCCCTCGTCGTCGACGATCCGCAGCACGTCGGCGTGGGCGTCGCGGTCGTGGATGACCAGCGCCTTGCCGTACCGCTTGGCGATGGCGACGTGCGCGCGGAAGCTCTCCTCCTGCGCGGCCCGCCCGTCGGCGCCGGTGCGGAAGAAGTCCATCCCGGTCTCGCCGACGCCGCGTACCCGGTCCTGGCCGGCGAGCGCCTCGATCTCGCGCAGCGCCTCGTCCAGGTCGGCCAGGCGGGGCGCCTCGTTGGGGTGCAGCGCCACGGTGGCCAGCACCGCCGGGTACCGGCCGGCGACGTCGGCGCTCCAGCGGGACGACTCCACGTCCACGCCGACCTGCACGAGCCGGTCCACGCCGACCCCGGTGGCGACGGCGATCGCGGCGGCCACCGGGTCGGCGTCGCCGGGTCCGCCGGGCGGCGTGCCGTACTCCCCGACGGTGATGTCGAGGTGGGTGTGGCTGTCCGGGACGGGCACCGGCAGCGGCTCGGGGACGGGCGGGAACTCGCCGGCCCGGCGGGCGGCGCGCTGCTTGCGGGTCTCGGTCTGCTCGGTCATCGCGGCCAGCATCACACACCCGCCACCGTCCGTTCACACGCCCCACATCTGACCGTCCTAGCGTGCCGGGGTGACCGTCACTGACCAGGCCGGCGGGGCCGCCTCCGAGCGGACCGGGCTACGCGTGACGTACGACGGCCGGGTGCATCCGGCCGAGGAGATCGCCCGGGGCGCG encodes:
- a CDS encoding helix-turn-helix domain-containing protein, producing the protein MADQTPSSRTGGRDAGLKEAAGRLRDEGRTVNEIADRLGIAKSTAYRWVGHLPLDTSAEVAVQRRRVAAGRRATRWAERRTQREDAEREAQHRAAEWVGTLARRELLLVGAVLYWCEGTKSKPANPRYDLTFTNSDVRLVELFVRFVEATGRSRRQLRYRVAIHESADAEAAGRWWAGQLGVEFASFQRPTVKRHNPTTKRINVGADYRGCLVVRVPRSRELYVWMAGVVKGLLSGDAPTPRLLEVGETG
- a CDS encoding TatD family hydrolase — protein: MLAAMTEQTETRKQRAARRAGEFPPVPEPLPVPVPDSHTHLDITVGEYGTPPGGPGDADPVAAAIAVATGVGVDRLVQVGVDVESSRWSADVAGRYPAVLATVALHPNEAPRLADLDEALREIEALAGQDRVRGVGETGMDFFRTGADGRAAQEESFRAHVAIAKRYGKALVIHDRDAHADVLRIVDDEGAPDTVVMHCFSGDADFARECVRRGFLLSFAGTVTFGSAAALREAAAVTPPGQILVETDAPYLTPMPHRGRPNASYLIPLTVRFLAETTGVDLDTLCAHISTNGERAFGPWR
- a CDS encoding DUF4383 domain-containing protein is translated as MAHTPVNHPARPIFRAIGGLVGLYFVVFGALGVIAAAGNDFFAQDETKVLGQGTNMGFSLLSVLIGAVILAGTAIGRNLDVAVNQWLAYTLMVIGLAALAFLQTDANVLNFSIMTVVVVLTLSLVLLVVGMYGKVGSDDEHEAWQKARLVL
- a CDS encoding ABC-F family ATP-binding cassette domain-containing protein encodes the protein MANIVNLDRVSKGYGAAGPLLTDVSLGLEDADRVGVVGLNGAGKSTLLRMLTRTEEPDDGRVTHRRDLRVSWLPQRLDLAGDLTVRDVVLGTAWLGESMGAEHEWAGDAGVRAILDGLGMPHLGLDATVGTMSGGERRRVALAALLVRDADLLVLDEPTNHLDVGGVDWLARHLVTRKGALVVVTHDRWFLDAVCTATWEVADQTVRAYEGGFAAWTLARVERQRIAAATEARRQNLLRKEIAWLRRGPPARTSKPKFRIDAANALIADVPEPRDTMSLQRLATARLGKQVYDLEHVTLHAGPKEILRDTTWQVGPGDRVAVLGRNGAGKTTLLRLLAGVTRADGGRFAAGQTVRPAFLSQELAELPGHLRVLEAVEEVARRVQFGDREISAAQLAEIFGFDDRRLWTPVSDLSGGERRRLQMLRLLAGEPNVLLLDEPTNDLDTDTLAALEDLLDSWPGTIVVASHDRYLIERVTDVAYGMFGDGRLVHLPGGIDEYLARAAAAGGPAPADLTPGTAAPARDGMSAAEARTAKKELNRLERQIAKLEQKEANLHEQLAANATDYARVAELDAQLKEVRAERDRTEETWLALAEELPGG
- a CDS encoding 4-(cytidine 5'-diphospho)-2-C-methyl-D-erythritol kinase, whose translation is MTEAWRPEDEDGQRRGASGPVKVRVPAKVNLHLGVGPLRRDGYHELNTVYHAISIYDELTARRGDTLALTMEGEGAGELALDDTNLVLRAAHALAGYAGVAPHARLHLRKQIPLAGGLAGGSADAAAALVACDALWGTGLARDELADIAADLGSDVPFLIHGGTALGTGRGEAVSPVLARPTSWHWVVAIADGGLSTPAAYRELDRLRDTGAAGAPLGSTDALLGALRQRDPRVLAATLGNDLQDAALTMRPSLADTLKAGEAAGALAGIVSGSGPTCVFLAADAADAERIAGELTAAGVCREARVAHGPVHGARIV
- a CDS encoding helix-turn-helix domain-containing protein, whose protein sequence is MVDDPLAAEARRLRVEEQLSVAQIRVRLGIGRDRVYALLRGVPPPEWTRRPRARDDVRAEALRLRAVGRSVNQIAEQLGVAKSTAYQWVRHLPLDPDPVAAERRRAHSKAMTDARWGAYRESRDAAQAAERARAAGVVGGLSERDLLVLGAAIYWCEGGKSKPWRTQDRLEFVNSDPILLALFLAFLATCDVNRDTANYRLLIHESADVKAAERWWAERLRLPPERFGRATLKRHNPATVRRNVGQEYRGCLVVIVPRSRQLYWRIEGVIAGIRDAVEGMGHG
- the rsmA gene encoding 16S rRNA (adenine(1518)-N(6)/adenine(1519)-N(6))-dimethyltransferase RsmA; this translates as MTGLLGPAEIRELAARLGVTPTKKLGQNFVHDPNTVRRIVTAAGLTPDDVALEVGPGLGSLTLALLPVAAHVHAVELDPTLAAALPATADRFAGPDATRLTVHQADALRVTAADLADPAPTALVANLPYNVAVPVVLHLLAELPTLRHGLVMVQKEVADRLVAGPGSKVYGIPSVKLAWYARARAAGKVPPNVFWPVPNVDSGLVAFTRREPPRPDVPRPAVFAVVDAAFAQRRKTLRAALAGWAGGADRAAAALTAAGVDPGARGESLTVEQFAAIAASAPDGPAAAQ
- a CDS encoding TetR/AcrR family transcriptional regulator — protein: MTDAPGSDRARRRAVPAAKPSRVRMSATQRREQLISIARQIFAERGFDATSIEEVAARAKVSKPVVYEHFGGKEGLYAVVVDREVRSLLDRITTALTAGHPRELLEQAALTLLTYIEEETSGFRVLVRESPLMSATGNFSSVLNDVAHQVEHILGAEFSSRGYDPKLAELYSQALVGMVALTGRWWLEVRKPRKEAVAAHLVNLAWNGLSHLESKPGPISG
- a CDS encoding DUF4383 domain-containing protein, which produces MAHFPVNHPARPLYRVLSGLIGLYILVFGVYGVFQTWGDGLFGRDANWALGLRTNLAFSLVSVIFGAVLMLGASRRDNLGHYMNLTAGAVFLVTGILMMSVLQTSANFLNFSMSTVIVSMLFGLILLATGLYDKVGPPEHAEEERRRRYHPVAEGPNR